The following proteins come from a genomic window of Phycisphaeraceae bacterium:
- a CDS encoding YjhG/YagF family D-xylonate dehydratase, which produces MPTSFSNIVEPTDQSVYELRTSGAGPAGSLPLTEEMLRNWASGDLFGMTQNAGMGWRPTELTRPEFLILSTSGGIRADDGSPIALGYHTGHWEVGLLMRVAARELRDRGAIPFAGYVTDPCDGRSQGTRGMMDSLPYRNDAAIVLRRLIRSLPRRAGVMGVATCDKGLPAMMMALAGCGDLPVVLVPGGVTLPARGAEDAGKIQSINARFSLGVISLEEAAEMGCRACGSPGGGCQFLGTAATSQVVGEALGLSLPHSALAPSGQPIWLDMATRSARALMNLTSQNIGVNRILTPASIKNAMAVHAAFGGSTNLLLHIPAIAHAAGLTRPAVQDWIELNRQVPRLVDALPNGPVGHVTVRVFLAGGVPEVMLHLRQLGLLDLSCLTASGETLGRVLEWWETSPRRSRLRDELRKQDGIDPDDVIMSPSRAASRGLTSTVTFPLGNLAPQGSVIKSTSIDPSVVGADGVYRKTGPARVFTTEKAAMAAIKSGHIRVGDVMVLICRGPMGSGMEEIAQVTTALKHLDFGKHVAVITDARFSGVSTGACIGHIGPEALAGGPVGKVLDGDMIQIVIDRNRLEGSINLVGENGKAQDAAVGARLLAQRPLRSDLKPDSDLPADTRLWAALQSASGGTWGGCVYDAEAISTKLLSTP; this is translated from the coding sequence ATGCCGACCTCATTTTCCAATATCGTTGAACCAACCGATCAGAGCGTGTATGAGTTGCGTACAAGCGGAGCCGGTCCTGCGGGATCACTGCCGCTGACCGAGGAAATGCTCCGCAACTGGGCCAGCGGAGACCTCTTCGGCATGACGCAGAATGCCGGGATGGGCTGGAGGCCAACGGAGCTGACGAGGCCGGAGTTTCTGATTCTTTCGACATCGGGAGGTATCCGTGCGGACGATGGCTCACCCATCGCGCTGGGTTATCACACCGGCCACTGGGAAGTCGGGCTGTTGATGCGAGTCGCGGCCCGTGAGTTGCGGGATCGCGGCGCGATTCCCTTTGCGGGCTATGTCACCGATCCATGCGACGGCCGCTCGCAGGGCACGCGAGGCATGATGGACAGCCTGCCCTACCGCAATGATGCTGCCATTGTGCTGCGTCGTCTGATCCGATCGTTACCCCGCCGCGCAGGTGTCATGGGAGTTGCAACCTGTGACAAAGGATTGCCGGCGATGATGATGGCACTCGCGGGCTGCGGCGATCTGCCCGTCGTACTCGTCCCCGGCGGAGTAACGCTACCGGCACGGGGAGCGGAAGACGCGGGAAAAATTCAATCCATCAATGCGAGGTTTTCGCTTGGGGTTATCAGTCTGGAAGAAGCCGCCGAAATGGGTTGCCGTGCTTGCGGTTCGCCGGGAGGCGGTTGTCAGTTTCTCGGCACCGCTGCGACTTCACAGGTTGTCGGTGAGGCTCTGGGACTCTCGCTGCCGCACTCGGCATTAGCACCATCGGGCCAACCGATCTGGCTCGACATGGCGACACGTTCAGCCCGGGCACTGATGAACCTCACATCACAAAATATCGGGGTCAATCGCATCCTCACACCCGCGTCCATCAAAAATGCGATGGCTGTTCATGCAGCATTTGGCGGTTCGACCAATCTCCTGCTCCACATCCCGGCGATCGCACATGCGGCCGGCCTGACTCGTCCGGCCGTGCAGGATTGGATCGAGTTGAATCGACAGGTGCCGCGATTGGTCGATGCCTTACCGAACGGCCCGGTGGGTCACGTGACTGTCCGCGTTTTCCTCGCAGGCGGTGTGCCGGAAGTCATGCTCCACCTGCGACAGCTTGGGTTGCTCGATCTGTCATGCCTGACCGCAAGCGGAGAAACACTTGGCCGTGTGCTGGAATGGTGGGAAACCTCGCCGCGTCGCAGCCGCTTGCGTGATGAGCTACGAAAACAGGACGGCATCGATCCCGATGATGTAATCATGTCACCTTCACGTGCTGCTTCGCGTGGACTTACCAGCACCGTGACCTTTCCACTGGGTAATCTCGCGCCGCAAGGCTCGGTCATCAAGAGTACGTCGATCGATCCCAGCGTGGTCGGAGCTGATGGCGTGTACCGCAAAACAGGACCGGCACGAGTATTCACCACTGAGAAGGCGGCGATGGCGGCTATCAAAAGCGGTCACATTCGCGTCGGCGATGTGATGGTGCTCATCTGTCGCGGCCCTATGGGATCGGGCATGGAAGAGATAGCGCAGGTCACGACCGCGCTGAAGCACCTTGACTTTGGTAAACATGTCGCGGTCATCACGGACGCTCGGTTTTCCGGCGTCTCAACCGGAGCGTGCATCGGTCACATCGGCCCGGAAGCTCTGGCAGGCGGGCCGGTGGGCAAAGTTCTTGACGGCGACATGATTCAAATCGTGATCGACCGCAATCGACTTGAAGGCTCAATCAATCTCGTCGGTGAAAACGGTAAAGCTCAAGATGCCGCGGTCGGTGCCCGGCTGCTCGCTCAGCGACCGCTGCGCTCAGACCTCAAGCCGGATTCCGATCTCCCGGCAGATACACGGTTATGGGCTGCGCTACAAAGTGCCAGCGGCGGTACGTGGGGCGGCTGCGTGTACGACGCAGAAGCGATCTCGACCAAGTTACTCTCTACCCCGTAA
- a CDS encoding DUF1275 domain-containing protein: MLSARAYSFRQKSRLAISLSWIGGFTNAVMLITFVVPISHMSGNTTLIARHAMERHSVSLLYAFLVLMFLIGGMLSALMTEGARLRGNISKYVLPMTVEAVLLAVIAIGLKYTNIQPGGHTVEPTQEHLWWLTGLAALAMGLQNATITKISGSEIRTTHVTGVITDFGFESVQFFYWWMEKLRGRRWARAGRVLRISQRHPTALRLLLLASIFGSFLLGAIIGTFLFDSYGAISLLLPIIFLLWIIFIDWRTPIADVKELDLLSDPELRAFGIIKDLLPPELGIYRITGPQGRTHRPPNFQLWLNHIPRRWKVVILAIPSSMRFTNNAVLDLQAAAQSLNERGSRLVISGVTPHHYRQLDAMGIARRVDLEDLCPDLEFAIARAMTHFNNMAQGRSLRHR, translated from the coding sequence ATGCTTTCCGCGCGAGCTTATTCCTTCCGCCAGAAGTCGCGCCTTGCCATTTCACTTTCCTGGATCGGCGGATTCACCAATGCGGTGATGCTCATCACTTTCGTTGTCCCCATTTCGCACATGTCGGGCAATACGACACTGATCGCTCGTCATGCCATGGAGCGGCACTCTGTATCGCTGCTCTACGCGTTTCTGGTTTTGATGTTCCTTATCGGGGGCATGCTCTCGGCTTTGATGACGGAGGGCGCACGTCTGCGCGGCAATATCTCCAAATATGTCCTGCCCATGACGGTCGAAGCGGTGTTGCTGGCTGTCATCGCAATAGGACTCAAATACACGAACATCCAGCCGGGCGGTCACACGGTTGAACCCACTCAGGAACATCTCTGGTGGCTCACCGGTCTGGCGGCACTGGCGATGGGCCTGCAAAACGCGACGATCACCAAAATCTCCGGGTCCGAGATCCGAACGACGCACGTCACCGGCGTCATCACTGACTTCGGCTTTGAGAGCGTACAATTTTTTTACTGGTGGATGGAAAAGCTCCGCGGCAGGCGATGGGCTCGTGCCGGTCGGGTGCTTCGCATCTCGCAGCGGCACCCCACCGCTCTGAGGCTCCTGCTCCTGGCGAGCATCTTTGGTTCGTTCCTGCTGGGCGCGATCATCGGGACCTTTCTCTTTGACAGCTACGGGGCTATAAGTCTGCTGCTTCCCATCATTTTCTTGTTATGGATCATCTTTATTGATTGGCGTACTCCCATCGCTGACGTAAAAGAGCTTGATCTTCTCAGCGATCCTGAATTACGTGCCTTCGGTATCATCAAGGATTTGCTTCCGCCTGAATTGGGCATTTATCGCATCACCGGACCGCAGGGTCGCACACATCGGCCTCCTAATTTCCAGCTCTGGCTTAATCACATTCCCCGCCGATGGAAAGTGGTGATCCTTGCCATTCCATCGTCGATGCGCTTCACCAATAACGCAGTGCTCGATCTTCAAGCGGCTGCGCAGTCCTTGAACGAGCGCGGGAGCCGATTGGTTATTTCCGGCGTGACGCCACATCACTACCGCCAGCTCGATGCCATGGGTATTGCGAGGCGAGTTGATCTTGAAGATCTCTGCCCGGACCTGGAGTTTGCGATTGCCAGAGCGATGACGCACTTCAATAACATGGCACAAGGCCGCTCTCTGCGACACCGATGA
- a CDS encoding efflux RND transporter periplasmic adaptor subunit, with amino-acid sequence MTRRLRALARIRWLVFFVLLVVFGAAAYYVYERYWNPVVSVTRIVEAPVVHAFYATGTISPDREYPIRANVAGLITERLVDKGDTVKKDQPVVVITSDDITFKLDQAKAELKEKEQLADDKTSPILAEIDAKIVAADEVLALARRENKRIETLVKSNSATDQDLDRSLDRLSRAASDAASNRAQRATRKIQLDKDVDVARAALRIAQWNYDQQTIRSPINGVVLDWPVSQGTRVAVNDHLMQIADVSPGKLVMRAAVDEEDKVGVTPGQVVRMTLYSFPGEVLTGCVSKIYDKAESDRRTFEVDIQIDESDPHRAKLSPGMTGELAFVIEEKSKANILPSQAVQGGSVWIVREGRLKRAEVKLGLTSIERTEVLSGLSDDDQVVVSAVGNLEEGQRVRTQFVDPREAAGLNKHVKNADGFKGFR; translated from the coding sequence ATGACCCGCCGACTTCGTGCCCTCGCTCGTATTCGCTGGCTTGTGTTTTTTGTGCTCCTCGTCGTTTTCGGCGCGGCTGCCTATTACGTTTATGAACGCTACTGGAATCCGGTGGTAAGCGTCACCCGGATTGTCGAAGCTCCGGTAGTCCATGCGTTTTATGCCACCGGCACGATCTCGCCCGACCGTGAATATCCGATCCGCGCTAACGTGGCAGGCCTCATCACTGAGCGGCTCGTGGATAAAGGCGATACGGTCAAAAAGGATCAACCCGTTGTCGTCATCACCAGCGATGACATCACTTTCAAGCTCGACCAGGCCAAGGCTGAGTTGAAGGAAAAGGAGCAGTTGGCTGACGACAAGACCTCGCCGATCCTTGCCGAGATTGACGCGAAGATTGTTGCCGCCGACGAAGTGCTCGCGCTGGCTCGCCGTGAAAATAAACGGATAGAGACTTTGGTGAAGTCAAACTCTGCCACCGATCAGGATCTGGATCGCTCGCTGGACCGCCTCAGCCGCGCGGCCAGCGATGCTGCCTCCAATCGAGCGCAGCGAGCGACACGAAAGATTCAACTTGATAAGGATGTCGATGTCGCACGCGCAGCACTACGCATCGCGCAGTGGAACTACGACCAGCAGACCATCCGCAGTCCGATTAATGGCGTCGTGCTCGACTGGCCCGTCTCACAAGGCACACGGGTGGCGGTCAACGATCACCTCATGCAGATAGCCGATGTGTCTCCGGGCAAACTCGTGATGCGGGCCGCGGTCGATGAGGAGGACAAGGTCGGCGTGACACCCGGCCAGGTGGTGCGGATGACGCTCTATTCGTTTCCCGGTGAAGTGCTCACAGGCTGCGTGAGCAAAATCTATGACAAGGCCGAGTCTGACCGTCGAACTTTCGAGGTGGACATCCAGATCGACGAGTCCGACCCGCATCGCGCCAAACTCTCGCCGGGCATGACAGGGGAACTGGCGTTTGTGATCGAAGAAAAGTCCAAAGCCAATATCCTGCCCTCTCAGGCTGTGCAAGGCGGGTCGGTATGGATCGTGCGCGAAGGCAGACTCAAACGTGCGGAAGTCAAACTCGGCCTGACCAGCATCGAGCGGACCGAAGTGCTATCCGGTCTGAGCGATGATGATCAGGTTGTCGTCAGCGCGGTCGGCAACCTGGAAGAAGGCCAGCGCGTGCGCACGCAATTTGTCGATCCGCGTGAAGCGGCAGGTCTGAACAAGCACGTGAAGAATGCGGACGGGTTCAAGGGGTTCCGTTAA
- a CDS encoding ABC transporter ATP-binding protein: MTSNPQQVDANCSSPATQANVLLRTQNVHRVLGEDDAATVVLRGVDMTIGRNEYVSIVGASGSGKSTLLYLLGGLDRPSTFTLDEKRNRLPCDPPSCVFIDGHNTLELNDPQLASLRNEKIGFVFQFHYLLKEFTAQENVALPMFKLGRLHRAEAMERAASLLTDLGLSNKIRRPANRLSGGEQQRVAIARALSNHPAVLLADEPTGNLDKRNSELVADIFHQIADRGQTIVMVTHDQALAHKARRVVTMEDGRIIADDATSTSSASR, from the coding sequence ATGACCAGCAATCCGCAACAAGTCGATGCGAACTGCAGCAGTCCCGCCACACAGGCAAATGTCTTATTGCGTACTCAAAATGTCCACCGTGTCCTGGGGGAGGACGACGCGGCCACCGTCGTGCTGCGCGGTGTGGACATGACTATCGGCCGCAACGAGTACGTGTCGATCGTCGGGGCCAGCGGTTCGGGTAAGAGTACGCTTCTGTATCTCCTGGGTGGTCTGGATCGACCCAGCACCTTTACGCTTGATGAAAAACGAAACCGTTTACCCTGCGATCCGCCGAGCTGCGTGTTCATTGACGGACATAACACCCTTGAGCTAAATGATCCGCAGCTAGCCAGTCTGCGGAATGAAAAAATTGGTTTTGTTTTCCAATTTCACTACTTGCTCAAAGAATTCACAGCACAGGAAAACGTGGCGTTGCCAATGTTCAAACTCGGCCGTCTGCACCGTGCAGAGGCTATGGAACGGGCTGCCTCTCTGCTCACTGACCTTGGCTTGAGTAACAAGATCAGGCGGCCCGCCAATCGTCTCAGCGGCGGCGAGCAGCAGCGTGTCGCCATCGCCCGGGCATTATCAAATCATCCCGCGGTACTGCTGGCCGATGAGCCGACCGGTAACCTCGACAAGCGCAACAGCGAACTGGTCGCGGACATTTTCCATCAAATCGCGGATCGCGGTCAGACCATCGTGATGGTCACGCACGATCAGGCGTTAGCACATAAAGCGCGGCGAGTGGTCACGATGGAGGATGGCCGAATCATCGCTGATGATGCAACATCAACATCATCTGCCAGCCGCTGA
- a CDS encoding ABC transporter permease: MRWFISIRYFLSHKRQSLVCIAGVTISVMMFIAMSAMMGGFTDKFIIETVESSGHITIKDEFRETQTPILQRAYKDPNALLLVDGTKPQDKIRKIKNSTGLLAKLRRMPGIVAAAPVVTGDVIATYGTKTMNLGIFGIEPEQQIRVTTIGDKLIAGDFGRLKTAGNGVVVGSGVADLLGAKLDDTIVLTSPTGGKTVAKIVGIFQTGVTPVDYGRAYMMINNAQTLVDKKNIINEIVLRTDDYTKAQDYAAQIESIAGYRTESWQESNANFLKIFRIQTVITYIITASLLIVAAFGVLNILIMAVLERVNDIAILKSIGLSRSDITQIYLFQGLVIGLIGSSLGLALGKVTIEILRRLPIQMEGLVKTEGLLMSEHRSDYVTAFIASMIIVLLAAAYPARRAAGYDPVDVIRGAH, from the coding sequence ATGCGTTGGTTTATTTCCATCCGATATTTCCTTTCCCACAAGCGCCAATCACTGGTGTGTATCGCTGGTGTGACGATCAGTGTGATGATGTTCATCGCCATGTCCGCGATGATGGGTGGATTCACTGATAAGTTCATCATCGAGACGGTCGAGTCGTCCGGCCACATCACGATCAAGGACGAGTTCCGCGAGACTCAGACGCCGATACTCCAGCGTGCATATAAGGATCCCAACGCCCTGCTACTGGTTGATGGCACCAAGCCGCAGGACAAAATTAGAAAAATCAAGAACTCGACAGGTCTGCTCGCCAAACTCCGGCGGATGCCCGGCATCGTTGCTGCTGCGCCGGTGGTCACAGGTGACGTCATCGCGACCTACGGCACCAAGACGATGAATCTGGGTATTTTCGGCATCGAACCCGAACAGCAGATTCGCGTGACGACCATCGGCGACAAACTCATCGCCGGCGACTTTGGCCGACTCAAAACCGCGGGTAACGGCGTGGTCGTCGGCAGCGGCGTGGCAGACCTGCTGGGGGCTAAACTCGACGACACCATCGTTCTGACCAGTCCTACCGGCGGTAAGACCGTCGCCAAAATCGTCGGCATTTTTCAGACCGGCGTCACCCCGGTCGATTACGGCCGCGCCTACATGATGATCAACAACGCGCAAACGCTGGTGGATAAAAAAAACATCATCAATGAAATCGTCCTGCGCACCGACGACTACACCAAGGCGCAGGATTACGCAGCCCAGATCGAGTCAATCGCGGGCTACCGCACGGAAAGCTGGCAGGAATCAAACGCAAACTTCCTCAAGATTTTCCGCATCCAGACGGTTATCACCTACATCATCACAGCCTCGTTGCTCATCGTGGCTGCGTTCGGAGTGCTTAACATTCTCATCATGGCGGTACTGGAGCGCGTCAACGATATCGCAATCCTCAAAAGCATCGGCCTCTCACGCTCCGACATCACACAGATTTATCTCTTTCAGGGTCTGGTCATCGGCCTGATTGGTTCCAGTCTGGGACTGGCACTGGGAAAGGTAACGATTGAAATACTCCGGCGGCTGCCGATCCAGATGGAAGGGCTTGTTAAAACTGAAGGCCTGCTGATGAGCGAACATCGCAGCGATTACGTGACTGCGTTCATTGCGTCAATGATTATCGTTCTGCTGGCGGCGGCATATCCGGCACGGCGGGCGGCTGGTTACGACCCGGTGGATGTGATCCGGGGAGCGCATTGA